From Xiphophorus couchianus chromosome 4, X_couchianus-1.0, whole genome shotgun sequence, a single genomic window includes:
- the irx5a gene encoding Iroquois homeobox protein 5a, translated as MAYPQGYLYQPSASLALYSCPAYSTSVISGPRTEELGRSSSGSAFAPYAGSTAFTSASPGYNSHLPYSADAAAAATFSSYVSSPYDHTTGMAGSIGYHPYAAPLGTYPYGDPAYRKNATRDATATLKAWLNEHRKNPYPTKGEKIMLAIITKMTLTQVSTWFANARRRLKKENKMTWTPRNRSEDEEEDENIDLEKNDDDEPNKPLDKGDSTDTEADHKLLNPGDIGCDRFKEESHGKETDPLLSDSELKEQEERTTELLPDSAKPTTSSPPAVPRGNQAGATQDKPSDLSHPQNTVTSNVTSVIHSPPSAPKPKLWSLAEIATSSDRCKGSGEAQQACPGLGQSAVLGTNASPSRSSPQCPLPNSTVLSRPLYYTSPFYPGYTNYGGSFGPLHSNHGSVTTGSTAHFNGLNQTVLNRAEALVRESQKVRGQTQVDLCKDSPYELKKGMSNI; from the exons ATGGCGTATCCTCAGGGCTACTTGTACCAGCCGTCCGCCTCTTTAGCCCTGTACTCTTGCCCCGCGTACAGCACCAGCGTCATATCGGGACCCAGAACCGAGGAGCTTGGGAGATCCTCTTCGGGATCCGCGTTTGCGCCCTATGCCGGATCTACCGCGTTCACCAGCGCCTCTCCGGGCTATAACTCCCACTTACCGTACAGCGCGGACGCGGCTGCGGCTGCCACTTTCAGCTCATACGTG aGTTCTCCCTACGATCACACAACGGGAATGGCTGGTTCTATTGGATACCACCCTTATGCGGCGCCCCTGGGCACCTACCCTTACGGTGACCCCGCATACCGCAAGAACGCAACGCGGGACGCCACCGCCACCCTGAAGGCTTGGCTCAACGAGCACCGAAAGAACCCATATCCAACTAAAGGGGAGAAGATCATGCTGGCCATCATCACCAAAATGACCCTCACACAGGTGTCCACCTGGTTCGCTAACGCCAGGAGGAGGCTAAAGAAGGAGAACAAGATGACCTGGACCCCTCGAAACCGGagcgaggacgaggaggaggacgagAACATCGACTTGGAGAAAAATGACGACGACGAGCCAAACAAGCCTCTTGACAAGGGGGACTCCACAGACACGGAGGCAG ATCACAAACTACTGAACCCAGGGGACATTGGCTGTGACAGATTTAAAGAAGAGAGCCATGGTAAAGAGACGGATCCCCTCCTGAGCGACTCGGAGTTAAAAGAGCAGGAGGAGCGGACTACGGAGCTGCTGCCGGATTCCGCCAAGCCGACCACCTCGTCTCCACCAGCGGTGCCCCGGGGGAACCAGGCCGGCGCGACGCAAGACAAACCGTCCGATTTGAGCCACCCGCAGAATACGGTGACCAGCAATGTGACCTCTGTTATTCACTCGCCCCCTTCAGCCCCTAAACCCAAACTTTGGTCTTTGGCGGAGATCGCTACGTCTTCAGACAGGTGTAAGGGAAGCGGTGAGGCGCAGCAGGCGTGCCCCGGCTTGGGTCAGAGCGCAGTGCTGGGCACCAACGCCTCTCCGTCCCGGTCCTCCCCCCAGTGCCCGCTCCCCAACAGCACGGTCCTATCCAGGCCTCTGTACTACACCTCCCCTTTCTACCCCGGCTACACGAACTATGGTGGCAGCTTTGGACCCCTTCACAGTAACCACGGCTCGGTGACCACGGGCTCCACGGCACATTTCAATGGATTAAACCAGACTGTGTTAAATAGAGCAGAGGCCTTGGTAAGGGAGAGCCAGAAAGTCAGAGGCCAAACGCAGGTAGATCTTTGTAAAGACTCCCCTTATGAACTAAAGAAAGGTATGTCAAATATTTAA